The Bradyrhizobium sp. CCBAU 051011 DNA segment CGATCTTCTTTGAACGACGCTCGTAGTCGTTCACCAATCTTTTTGACGATCGCGAGACTATGGGTGGAGTCGATGTCAACAGGCTTTCGCATAACATCTCTCCCGGGGAGACGACACCAATGTCGGGTAGCTAACTAAGGCACTTATTAGGATTTCGTTCCGCGTTTTCTGAATATTTGTTCAGATTGCTTATGGAGCGCATGCTGAGGCTGGAAGCCTTTGGCGCGATAGAATTCTTTGGATAGGGTGTCTCGCCGCAGCCGTAGGCATGATCGAGGAACGTGAAAGCCATCAGATCGTTGAGCATTTTGCCAGTCGATTAGAGCCGCGAGTCAACGCGGGCAGCTGGTGCTAGGATCTCTCGACCATGTGCTTGCGTCGGCGGCTCGCTGCTATCGTGCTCCTTAGCATTACGCCCTTAGCGGAGGCTATTGCGGCCAGCTTGGAATGGCGAAGGTACGCAATTCCCTCCACCGGACTGAGCGTAGATGTTCCAATATCGATTTTCGAGGAGGACAAGGGCGCAACAGAGGACACACTTGGCCGCCATCTTTTTACGAAGGATTACCGGGCCAACCTCACGATCAAGTCGTTTCCTAATCCCGATAACGTTTCCCCTGCCGTTTTTCTGGAAAAGATGCGGCCGCCAACCGATATACAATACAGAAGAGTGACTCCTAACTTTTTCGCCGTGTCCAGTGTTCGGGATGGCCACACGTGGTACAATCGATGTAACCGCGCGAAAGGCTTCATGAATTGCGTCCTGATCAATTATCCAGCGGCGGAGGAACGCCAATGGGATGCTATCGTCACGCGGATTAGCTTGTCCTTGGCCAAATAGAGAGCAGACCCGAGGTTTAGCGCCGGGGTCGCCAGCCATTGGGCCACTCGCGCCCCCGGCCGGGCCGTTTTTTTGTTTGCTGTGAATCCTATTCGAGACAGGCCCTTAAACGAGCTAGCCCTCAAGAGACCTTCCGAGGTGATGTAGCAATACTCGACGTCGGCGACGAAGGTTGGCTCAACCCATGTGGCCTTGGCTTCTTGATGGGTTTGGTGAGCTTGGACTTTGGGCTGACGACCGTATCGAGCTGCTTCGTGTTTTTATTTGGCGGTGGCCAATATCATACAGACAGCTCGACTGACCTGCACTTAAGTGGCCCCATTGCCGATCTTGAAACACTTCCGATCAGACCAGTGCCCCAGCGCTGGGCTTTTCGTGGAGTGGCCTGTTTTGTTCCTGCGAGTGGCCGATTTCGGCCAGTAGAGGCTGCTAACCGAGGGGGCATTACGTCGGCGCTTGCACATGATGGTGACCCGCTTTGAGATGCGGCCGTCAACTCCGATGAGATAGCCGCAATCGGCGCGGCAATCAGAACACTAGGTTCCAATTACATCATACGAACACACAAGCACCGCTCAACGAACAGCGGGAACTGCCTTTTCGGTGCAACCATTGGCGACGCGCAACATTGACTCACTGCTAAACAACCAAGGATTTTCATAATGTCTAATGCCAATCAGAATAACGCAAATCGGAATTTATCGCAGCTGCAGGATGATAGTAGAGAACAGATCAATGCCGCTGCTGCGTCGATGACTTCCTTCCCGGGCGGCTTTCACGCGATTGCCACAGCTTACAGCGACTACACCAAGAAATCGTTTGAAGACACCAGGGCGTTTGTCGAGAAGCTCTCAGGCGCGAAGTCGGTCGACAAGGCGATTGAAATTCAAACCGAATTCGCAAAGTCGGCTTTCGAGACGTTCATGGCCGAGTCGCAGAAGATTGGCGCATTGTATCGCGATCTTGCTACGCAGTCCTACAAACCATTCAGTGATTTGCTCGCCAAGATGACCCCGACAAATCGATAAGTCTTACTCGCTGGCGATGTCAGCGCAAAAAATGGCCCCGCTCATCGCGGGGCTTTTTTACCGCAGCCGATGAGCCACGGACAAAGCTCGGCGGGTTATGTCCCGCCGTTTTTCGCAATTCGATGTGCCGTCCGCAGTAACGGGGGGTGCCACAGAACTCTACAGGGACCTTTGCACAGTCCAAACGTTACCGTGCCACGGGGAGCGCCGCCTGAACAGGTATTTCCAAGGCTTGCAGAATGACAACAACAAAAGCGGAATTGAACAGGTACTTTCAGATGATTGATCGGCGAGTGCCGATTAGCGTCTCTCAGTTCATTCGATGGCTGCGTATGCCATCCTCATTTGCAGTTCGTCTAGTCATTGCAATACTTCTCATTCTCGGAGGCATCTTTAGCTTTTTGCCCGTCCTGGGCTTATGGATGTTGCCTCTTGGCTTATTGCTAATCGCGCAAGATGTTCCCTTATTGCAAAAGCCTTTAGTGGCCGCGTTTGCGGGGGTCGAGAGGAAGTGCGAGTGGCTAAGAGTAAGTTGGAGAGACGGATGAGGCTTGCGCGCGTCCCGGATATCCTCATTACGGCTCGTGCTTGATCTCGGGCTTGTCGTACAAGACCGCAGTCAGCAATGAGCTGTTGACCTCGATTTTTCCGTTGTAACTAATGAAGCCAAGCTTGCGGAATCTGTTCATGAAGAAGCTGACGCGGGACCGCGTCGTCCCAATCATTTCGGCCAATGTTTCCTGACTGATATTTGGAGTGATCGGTTGAGGGCTGCCCTCCTTGCCGAAATTCGCCAGCAGGAGCAGCAGGCGCGCCAACCGCTTTTCACTGGAGTTGAAGAGCTGGTCGATCAGATCCTCTTCAATCCGGCTGTTGCGGGTCAGCAGATAGGCCATGAATAGCTCGGAAAATTTCGGCTGATCGTGAAGCGCCTGGAGCATGGCCGTCTTCGTTATCGCGGTGACCAGGCACTCCTCCATCGCTGTCGCCGTCGCGATACGCAGCGAATGGCCGTTCATGCAGCCTTCGCCAAAGAACTGGCCGGGCCCCAAAATGCCGACCACAGCTTCCTTACCTTGCTCGGATATGACAACCACCTTGACCTGGCCTTTTTGAATATAGAAGACTGCGCTCGCCACGTCGCCTTGCGCGAACACAATCTCATCCTTGCGAAATTCAAGGATGGTCTTCCCTTCGCCCACTTGGGCGAGAAACTCCTTGGGATCAAATATTGCTTGGTTGGCTTTGTTTGGCATGTCGCGCTTCGTCCCGGCGGTGGGACGCCTATCTTACCATTCAGGCCCGCCGACGTTCGAAGTAAAAGTGCCGCAGGATGGGGGCTTTTCGCAGCAGGATGAGCCGGGGAGCCCCACAATCTCGCGCCTACATAAATGGCATGTGAGATCGAAGCGGCCGAAGAAGCATTCGGTTGCGGATAACTGATGAGAGCCCATGCCAGATCCATGAATTGCAAGCCCGTTCGGCAATTGACACCTTGAAAAATGGGTTGCGAATTGTCTCCTGGGTCCGGGTGCGCTTTCGGCTTTTGGGGTCAAGATTGAAAGGCCGCGCCTCTCGCAAGTGGAACCCGAATTGCTCTTGTTCTGTTAGGTAGAGGCCGAGCGGCCCCAACCAGCCGAGCCAACCCCATGCCAAAGATCCGCGTTTCAATGCCGGAATTACAGCGTCGAGCGTTGTTAGAAGTAAGGAATCAGCCCGGTTGTCACGACGTCCGGGAAGTAGCAATCAATCGTGTTGCAAAGCACGCTGAAAATAACTGGTCGCTCTGTGTGCTTCGAGCGGGCGCGGCAGATGCCAATACCGCCGCGCGCGCGGCGGTTCACGTCCAAACTGTTTTACGCCGGGACTATGATCTGCTGACGGATTGACCTGGAGGTCCAAAAATGGAAGGCGGAGATCAAATGGACCACCGCTTCTCCTTCTCGATATTCACGATTGAGATCAACGACAGGCCAACGCTTGCGTTGCAGGCTAAGAGGCACAAGGACGCGGAACGTCTTTGCGAATACGGTCAGTTGCGCACAACGTTGAGTACAATCACGTCTCATGGCACACCGTTGTGCGATGCCAGCGCCACGATGAAGGTCAGGTTGGCCACCGCGGAAGAAGCAGCTCTTTATCGGCAAGCAACGCAATCGACCGAGCCATCAAGTGACACTAACGTTGTGTACCTTGTGGATCTCGATGAATAGGCCGTGAGCATCCGTATTGCTGCGCATTGCGGACTCTACTCGGACATCGAGCTAGGTCCGAAAAGTGCCAAGAGCGGCACGCAGCCAACCTACGCGATAAAACGTGAGTGGCCTGTTTTGGATTAGTGGCGCATAATATGGCATGTCAGAATCACATCATCGATCCTGTCAGTGTGGAGCGGTTTACAGCCGCACCGAGTCTATGGCCCCCGGCCGGCAGATTAGCAGCTTTGAATGCTCCGTGTGCAGCGTGACCATGGAAAGCTGGAACACGACATGGGTGCCCACCTATCGTTTGATCGCCGGTCCCGTTAGGGACGTAGAACAGAGCCCTTAAGCCTCAATTTGGCGGCCCTCTCTGATGCGAAAGCCCGGCGATTGTGCCGGGCGATCGCAAATATGCGCTCTAGGAAGGAAAGTAGGATTTTGAACTAATGCAAGATACCTGTCTATCCGGGGCAATACGGCGGCCTTTACGTTGGCGCTTGCAGTTGTCCGCGAAGCCATGCGTTCGTTCGGGGGGACTTCATCGGATCGATTAGTTCGACCACGGTCTGATGGACGTGATCGCACGCAGGGCATTCGAACGTCCGGATGTCGAAGCCCAAGGGGCCGGGGGTAATCCGCGCTAACATGGTTCTTGTTTGGCACGCGGGGCAAAGTGGTCGCACGATGATCATGATGCTTCGCCTTGGCTAGGGCGAGAGCGCTACAGAACTCTCAGTCACCGGTAGATACCGAGGGGGCGGTGATGCGACCAGCATGGGCCCCGTCGCGATCCCGCCGCTGGTCAATATTGCTCACTTTCGAAAAGTTAACACGGCTTTAATGTCGCAGTTTTAGAAGGCTAGTGCGAGCCAAGCGATCAAGGGATAAGACAGGCAAGTTGCGCATTGAAAAGAGTATGAGCCAGCCAAGTAGGAGAGAGGGACTCGTACCGGAGGCGTAGCGCGAACAATACAACGCCCAACAGGACCATCGCTGCGCCCCAGATGAAGCCGAGTGGATAATAAGATTGGCGGCGCAAATCAGGCTGCCCAATAGCAAATGGTGAAGTCCTTCCAGCCATGCCGACGAAGCCAAGCCACCAATAACCCGCGATAGAGAATTTCCTCGCTCACCGGCGTTGTAACCACGAACAGAAAAATGACTATCGCGACTGAATGCGCATCATTGAGATCGATGCGAACTTGCTGACTGTGGCCACCAGTTACGTGAGTTAGCCAATGTGTCACGATGGGAACGCCGAACATGACGAGACCATGAAG contains these protein-coding regions:
- a CDS encoding phasin family protein, giving the protein MSNANQNNANRNLSQLQDDSREQINAAAASMTSFPGGFHAIATAYSDYTKKSFEDTRAFVEKLSGAKSVDKAIEIQTEFAKSAFETFMAESQKIGALYRDLATQSYKPFSDLLAKMTPTNR
- a CDS encoding Crp/Fnr family transcriptional regulator translates to MPNKANQAIFDPKEFLAQVGEGKTILEFRKDEIVFAQGDVASAVFYIQKGQVKVVVISEQGKEAVVGILGPGQFFGEGCMNGHSLRIATATAMEECLVTAITKTAMLQALHDQPKFSELFMAYLLTRNSRIEEDLIDQLFNSSEKRLARLLLLLANFGKEGSPQPITPNISQETLAEMIGTTRSRVSFFMNRFRKLGFISYNGKIEVNSSLLTAVLYDKPEIKHEP
- a CDS encoding CPBP family intramembrane glutamic endopeptidase, with the translated sequence MFGVPIVTHWLTHVTGGHSQQVRIDLNDAHSVAIVIFLFVVTTPVSEEILYRGLLVAWLRRHGWKDFTICYWAA